A window of Pirellula sp. SH-Sr6A contains these coding sequences:
- a CDS encoding MGH1-like glycoside hydrolase domain-containing protein produces MSAEKKRLEEDRNGKLAWKKWGPYLSERQWGTVREDYSPNGDAWNFFTHDHARSRAYRWGEDGLAGISDDDQQLCFALALWNGKDAILKERLFGLTNSEGNHGEDVKEYYFYLDSTPTHSYMKYLYKYPQAAFPYADLLETNRKRTRDEMEYELLDTGVFNEDRYFDVYVEYAKAGPEDILIRITAINRGPEPAELHLLPTLWFRNDWSKWIAESNRAAQKPNLSQAPSPTGVSAAAGKHSLLGDFTLWCDSEVPLLFTENETNHERLFPGQKNESRFVKDGINDCVIEGNQEAVNPDRQGTKVAAHYRAMIAAGDSKVIYLRLSKGAVDNKKKSPFGREFEQVFSDRLQEADAFYKSVIPTTVSEDAAQVMRQSLAGMLWSKQFFFFDGDNWLDEHNSNPLHSGYRSSRNSEWFHMLNKDIISMPDKWEYPWYAAWDLAFHSIPLAIVDPDFAKEQLRMMLKGVYMHPNGQIPAYEWNFSDVNPPVHAWATLFLHRTSEALGGETDLKFLKNAFNKLMLNFTWWTNRKDRFGKNVFEGGFLGLDNIGVFDRSSPLPTGGNLEQADGTAWMALFSQNMTEMAVELAETDPAYEDMVLKFVEQFYYIAAAMNRPGDDSMWDEEDGFYYDLLRLPDGSASRLKVRSMVGLLPLCAATVVEPWQRENIPRAMAGLTERLRRIPELGTTTHPLGKEHRGVNDRSLFAILNPERLRRVLSRMLDEKEFLSPHGIRSISKFHEEHPYRFNVHGQEYRVDYLPAESNSGMFGGNSNWRGPIWMPVNAMIIRALLQYYLFYGDNFKIECPTGSGHWMNLFEVSQEISNRLTRIFLRDEQGKRPVFGGTEKFQSDPHWRDHLLFFEYFHGDNGAGLGASHQTGWTGLIAKFIQLYGLLDPTSALEGGKKSAFDVVAGKSNEERSSKPALKTSTGRGAR; encoded by the coding sequence ATGAGCGCCGAGAAAAAACGACTTGAAGAGGATCGCAACGGGAAACTTGCTTGGAAAAAGTGGGGGCCTTATTTATCGGAGCGACAGTGGGGGACGGTACGAGAGGACTATAGTCCGAACGGGGATGCTTGGAACTTTTTCACACACGACCACGCGAGGTCTCGCGCCTATCGATGGGGTGAAGATGGCTTAGCTGGGATCTCCGATGATGATCAACAACTCTGTTTTGCCTTAGCGCTCTGGAACGGAAAAGACGCGATCCTTAAAGAGCGGCTGTTCGGCTTGACCAACAGCGAAGGGAATCATGGTGAGGATGTCAAGGAATACTACTTCTATCTCGATAGTACTCCTACTCACTCGTATATGAAGTACTTGTATAAGTACCCACAAGCTGCGTTCCCCTATGCGGACTTGCTCGAGACCAATCGGAAACGGACCCGGGACGAGATGGAGTACGAGCTGCTCGATACAGGGGTGTTTAACGAAGACCGTTACTTCGATGTGTACGTGGAGTACGCGAAGGCGGGGCCGGAAGATATTCTCATTCGCATTACGGCAATCAACCGAGGACCGGAACCTGCAGAGTTGCATTTACTACCAACGCTTTGGTTTCGCAATGATTGGTCCAAGTGGATTGCTGAATCAAATCGTGCAGCTCAGAAACCGAATCTCTCTCAAGCTCCCTCTCCAACTGGTGTGAGTGCAGCGGCTGGCAAGCATTCTTTGCTGGGGGATTTCACACTCTGGTGTGATAGTGAAGTGCCTTTGCTATTCACGGAAAATGAGACTAACCACGAACGATTGTTTCCCGGACAGAAAAATGAGAGTCGCTTCGTTAAAGATGGGATCAACGACTGCGTTATCGAAGGTAATCAGGAGGCGGTGAATCCGGACAGGCAAGGAACCAAGGTTGCGGCGCACTACCGAGCCATGATTGCCGCCGGGGACTCCAAGGTGATCTATTTGCGGTTGTCAAAGGGTGCCGTCGACAACAAGAAGAAGTCTCCGTTTGGTCGCGAGTTTGAACAAGTCTTCTCGGACCGACTTCAGGAAGCTGATGCGTTCTACAAATCGGTCATACCCACGACGGTGAGCGAAGATGCCGCGCAAGTGATGCGACAATCGCTCGCTGGAATGTTGTGGAGCAAGCAGTTTTTCTTCTTCGACGGTGACAACTGGCTTGATGAACACAACTCGAACCCGCTCCACTCCGGTTATCGCAGTTCCCGGAATTCCGAATGGTTCCACATGTTGAACAAAGACATCATTTCGATGCCGGACAAGTGGGAGTATCCGTGGTATGCGGCATGGGATCTCGCCTTCCATTCCATCCCATTAGCGATTGTGGACCCCGATTTCGCCAAAGAGCAATTGCGAATGATGCTGAAGGGTGTTTATATGCATCCCAACGGGCAGATTCCCGCTTACGAGTGGAACTTCAGCGACGTGAACCCTCCTGTTCATGCGTGGGCTACGTTGTTTCTTCACCGCACATCGGAGGCGTTGGGTGGGGAGACCGATCTTAAGTTCTTGAAGAACGCGTTCAATAAACTGATGCTAAATTTCACGTGGTGGACGAATCGAAAGGATCGGTTCGGTAAGAACGTGTTTGAAGGTGGATTCTTGGGCTTGGATAATATTGGCGTCTTTGATCGCAGTTCTCCCTTGCCAACGGGAGGGAATCTGGAGCAAGCTGATGGAACCGCTTGGATGGCCTTGTTCAGTCAGAACATGACGGAAATGGCGGTCGAGCTTGCCGAAACAGACCCAGCCTACGAAGACATGGTTCTCAAATTTGTGGAACAGTTTTACTACATCGCGGCCGCCATGAATCGTCCTGGCGACGACAGCATGTGGGACGAGGAAGACGGTTTCTACTACGATCTGCTTCGATTGCCCGACGGCAGTGCATCGCGTCTCAAGGTGCGATCCATGGTTGGGTTGCTTCCGTTGTGTGCAGCCACGGTAGTAGAACCTTGGCAGCGCGAAAACATTCCGCGTGCCATGGCAGGCTTGACCGAGAGACTCCGCCGAATCCCAGAACTTGGCACAACCACACATCCCTTGGGGAAAGAGCATCGTGGGGTAAACGACAGAAGCTTGTTTGCGATCCTCAATCCTGAACGACTTCGCAGGGTCCTTTCGAGGATGCTTGATGAGAAGGAGTTTTTGAGCCCCCACGGCATTCGATCCATCTCCAAATTTCATGAGGAGCATCCGTACCGATTCAACGTGCATGGACAGGAGTATCGAGTCGATTATTTACCCGCAGAATCGAACTCAGGTATGTTCGGTGGGAATTCGAACTGGCGCGGTCCCATTTGGATGCCCGTCAACGCGATGATTATTCGTGCTCTTTTGCAGTACTACTTGTTCTACGGCGATAACTTCAAAATCGAATGCCCGACTGGATCGGGGCATTGGATGAACTTATTCGAAGTCAGCCAAGAGATTTCAAACCGATTGACTCGAATCTTTCTGCGCGACGAGCAGGGGAAACGCCCGGTATTCGGAGGTACTGAGAAATTCCAATCCGATCCACATTGGCGTGACCACTTGCTATTTTTCGAATACTTTCATGGAGATAATGGCGCCGGTTTGGGAGCGAGCCATCAAACGGGATGGACGGGGCTGATCGCTAAGTTCATTCAGCTTTACGGACTGCTCGATCCGACCAGCGCACTGGAGGGTGGAAAGAAATCCGCGTTCGATGTCGTTGCAGGAAAGTCGAACGAAGAGCGTTCATCTAAGCCGGCGCTCAAGACTTCTACTGGTCGGGGGGCTCGATGA